From the Sphingobium yanoikuyae genome, the window CATGATCCGCCTGCTACTGGCCCGGCGCGTGTATCAGCTCAGCCATCGCGACGCGGCCGATCGCATCTGTCGCATGGGCCGGCAAAGCCCCGACCTGCGACCGGCGATCTTGTTCGACCGCTTGCTGGTCCGCACCGGCAATGTCGCGAACGATGCCACCACCCACCAGTTATTCCGCCAGTTGCTGACGATGGACGATTTTCCGCGTCGCACCGAACTGGTTGCCCAGCATATCGACTTCCGCTGGCGCCTGAACGGTCCGTCACCCGCCCTGCTGGACGAGATCGACCAGCATCTGGCCTCCGGGCCGCGCCAGGACGTCATCCCCCTCACCCTGATGAAGCTGTCGATGGCCATGCAATTGGGGGATGAGGCGCTCGCCCTGCAGACGCTGCGATCCCACCCGGAACTGGCGCGCAAGGCGTCGGCATGCCTGCCCGTGGCACGGCTCCTGCGCGATCATGGCACAGGCACGGATGCGCCCGTCGATCCAGAGGTCGCGGCCTATGCCAGCCTCTATGACGAACTTGCCGACAGCGAAGCGGTGCTGCGCAAGCGACTGGGCAATCCGGACGTGACCTGTGCCGTGGTCGGCAACTCATCCTGCGAGATCGGTCGCGGCCATGGCGCCCAGATCGATGCCCATGACGAAGTGGTCCGCTTCAACCGGTTCGACACATCCCCGCCGTTCGACCGCGACTATGGCAGCAGGACGACGGTCCTGGTTCGCGTGGGCAACGACCGACCGGAAATCGGCATCGACATGGCCCCCAACACGCTCGTTCTCATTTCTTCGGCCAGCATCCTGTACCGCGGGCGCGCTTGGCGAGCCGCACTGCGGATGCGGGATGAAGGGCATCAGCTCTGCGTTTTCCCGCAACGCTTCCAGACTCAATTGTCGAAGATGCTCGTCGGCAGTCCCAGTTCCGGCCTGTCCTTCGTCCACCTGCTCAAGGCCCTGCGCGGCACGCTGCACAGGGAGGATTTCTTCGGCTTCGCCTTTGTCGACCAGATCGGCAACCAGGCCAAATCCGCCCATTATTTCGAGGCCGCCAAACCCTCCGCCATGCATCAATGGGATAGGGAATTGGAAATCTTCAACGCCATGTTCGACGATGGTGCGTCATGCGACTGAAGGCAATGATGGCCGGCGATCACAGCGCCTATCATTGCGGCTCGGCCGCCGTATTCTCGACCCTGCGTCGTTTGCTGGAAGTCGATCATGACATTGTCGAGGAGGGCGATTTCGACGTCCTCTATGTCAATGGCGAAGGGTCGATGCACCATGATTCAGGCCAGTTCACCAAGAAAATGGAACTGCTCAAGGCGGCGATCGAGAATGGGAAAAAAGCCTATCTGGTCAACAGCGTGTGGCAGGAAAATGGCCATCAATATGATGGCGTGCTTGCCCGGCTGTCCGGCATCACCGTCCGTGAACTTGCAAGCCAGCAGGAGCTTGCCACGCGACATGGGATAACGGCCACGATGGCGCTCGACCTGTCCTATTACGCGCCCATCGACGAAGACGCATCGCATCAGGACTGGCGTGGCCAGGTCGTGATCACCGATTTCTATGCGCGGGATTTCGGCTTCTGGTATCGCGTAAACAGCGGCCCGCTGACGGCGCGCAGCTATGTCGACATGCGGGATTATGGCTGGTCGGCGTTCGTCCGCTCGCTGCGCACCTGCCGCGCGATCATCACCGGGCGACATCATGCGGTCTATGCAGCCTGCGTCGCCAGGAAGCCTTTCGTCACCATCGCCGGTTCCACCCATAAGGTTTCAGGCCTGATCGCGGCCTCGGGCTTTCCGATCCCGACCTTGTCCTCGCCG encodes:
- a CDS encoding glycosyltransferase family 29 protein, producing MRDISNLSPREWKAIAAQAEDEEDLALAATALDHLLKQNARDDILLARLFRVYSNGGQRQKALQLAESAFADGVRGRRLTSMYILSDFTSYNLPNCLDDIEAKLALFRHNPAVEGRAAMAYAWHGNVDRALDHARVAIARADEAATADMIRLLLARRVYQLSHRDAADRICRMGRQSPDLRPAILFDRLLVRTGNVANDATTHQLFRQLLTMDDFPRRTELVAQHIDFRWRLNGPSPALLDEIDQHLASGPRQDVIPLTLMKLSMAMQLGDEALALQTLRSHPELARKASACLPVARLLRDHGTGTDAPVDPEVAAYASLYDELADSEAVLRKRLGNPDVTCAVVGNSSCEIGRGHGAQIDAHDEVVRFNRFDTSPPFDRDYGSRTTVLVRVGNDRPEIGIDMAPNTLVLISSASILYRGRAWRAALRMRDEGHQLCVFPQRFQTQLSKMLVGSPSSGLSFVHLLKALRGTLHREDFFGFAFVDQIGNQAKSAHYFEAAKPSAMHQWDRELEIFNAMFDDGASCD
- a CDS encoding polysaccharide pyruvyl transferase family protein, translating into MRLKAMMAGDHSAYHCGSAAVFSTLRRLLEVDHDIVEEGDFDVLYVNGEGSMHHDSGQFTKKMELLKAAIENGKKAYLVNSVWQENGHQYDGVLARLSGITVRELASQQELATRHGITATMALDLSYYAPIDEDASHQDWRGQVVITDFYARDFGFWYRVNSGPLTARSYVDMRDYGWSAFVRSLRTCRAIITGRHHAVYAACVARKPFVTIAGSTHKVSGLIAASGFPIPTLSSPRDANETLRWTMANRAMFQEFFHWMDEVPRWRP